In Zingiber officinale cultivar Zhangliang chromosome 8B, Zo_v1.1, whole genome shotgun sequence, a single genomic region encodes these proteins:
- the LOC122016131 gene encoding NAC domain-containing protein 19-like isoform X2 has translation MAPMSLPPGFRFHPTDEELIVYYLKRKINGRRIELDIIPEVDLYKCEPWDLPEKSFLPSKDLEWYFFSPRDRKYPNGSRTNRATQAGYWKATGKDRKVNSQHRAVGMKKTLVYYGGRAPHGSRTHWVMHEYRLDEMECENAAAGLQDAYALCRVFKKTEPGPKIIEHYGVSHAHTHTHSQWMTKDHHPTTTTTISADIRESDEDDFEGFGIISPFQSGACSSNIMMQQQYCLAQDPRIDSWNSPECFSYTPSRLQVEDFPHFDFEGSNNNDNNNNNDNTLEEISLSIASELVSNYTDDHFWLGSNYSHLDEFTSLLESNEGADDQLCQRSELMGSTLHCDSTELVEDEIKSTPLQTALIPTYGSFGEVEDQEA, from the exons ATGGCACCAATGAGCTTGCCTCCTGGTTTCCGGTTTCATCCGACCGACGAAGAGCTCATCGTGTACTACTTGAAGAGGAAGATCAATGGTCGCAGGATCGAGCTCGATATCATCCCCGAGGTCGACCTCTACAAGTGCGAACCATGGGATCTACCAG AGAAGTCTTTTTTACCGAGCAAGGATCTCGAGTGGTACTTCTTTAGCCCGCGAGATCGCAAGTACCCGAACGGATCGAGGACAAACCGAGCCACTCAAGCCGGGTACTGGAAGGCCACTGGAAAAGATCGAAAGGTGAATTCGCAGCACCGCGCTGTCGGGATGAAGAAAACACTTGTCTACTACGGTGGTCGAGCTCCACATGGCTCACGGACCCATTGGGTCATGCATGAGTATCGGCTCGACGAGATGGAATGCGAGAATGCTGCCGCAGGTTTGCAG GATGCATATGCTCTATGCCGCGTGTTCAAGAAGACCGAGCCGGGCCCGAAGATCATAGAGCACTATGGTGTTTCTCATGCTCatactcatactcattctcaATGGATGACCAAGGATCATcatccaacaacaacaacaacaatctctGCGGATATACGAGAGAGTGACGAGGATGATTTTGAGGGTTTTGGCATAATTAGTCCATTTCAAAGTGGCGCTTGCTCATCAAACATAATGATGCAGCAGCAATATTGTCTAGCACAAGATCCACGAATTGATTCATGGAATTCCCCGGAATGCTTCTCTTATACTCCATCAAGGCTTCAGGTCGAGGACTTCCCTCACTTCGACTTTGAGGGAAGTAACAACAacgacaacaacaataacaatgacAACACATTAGAAGAGATCTCCTTGTCGATCGCCTCGGAGCTGGTCTCTAACTACACTGATGATCACTTTTGGCTCGGATCTAATTATTCTCATCTCGATGAATTCACGTCCCTGTTGGAAAGCAACGAAGGTGCTGATGATCAGCTATGTCAAAGAAGTGAGCTCATGGGAAGTACCTTGCACTGCGATTCAACGGAGCTTGTGGAAGATGAGATCAAAAGTACACCACTGCAAACCGCATTAATTCCGACCTATGGATCATTCGGAGAGGTTGAAGATCAAGAAG CTTGA
- the LOC122016131 gene encoding NAC domain-containing protein 86-like isoform X1, producing MAPMSLPPGFRFHPTDEELIVYYLKRKINGRRIELDIIPEVDLYKCEPWDLPEKSFLPSKDLEWYFFSPRDRKYPNGSRTNRATQAGYWKATGKDRKVNSQHRAVGMKKTLVYYGGRAPHGSRTHWVMHEYRLDEMECENAAAGLQDAYALCRVFKKTEPGPKIIEHYGVSHAHTHTHSQWMTKDHHPTTTTTISADIRESDEDDFEGFGIISPFQSGACSSNIMMQQQYCLAQDPRIDSWNSPECFSYTPSRLQVEDFPHFDFEGSNNNDNNNNNDNTLEEISLSIASELVSNYTDDHFWLGSNYSHLDEFTSLLESNEGADDQLCQRSELMGSTLHCDSTELVEDEIKSTPLQTALIPTYGSFGEVEDQEGEEDHSAGTKPVFGVEFRRGLLVSSVARCDTFFHRVEPTKKVSFHLSGQVEEEEEGGGGGEARSSVVDGGRVSSFFNKFKAFVWEKFVGSWSTMNCGMFFRGNLPLLAFALSPCSAACEIE from the exons ATGGCACCAATGAGCTTGCCTCCTGGTTTCCGGTTTCATCCGACCGACGAAGAGCTCATCGTGTACTACTTGAAGAGGAAGATCAATGGTCGCAGGATCGAGCTCGATATCATCCCCGAGGTCGACCTCTACAAGTGCGAACCATGGGATCTACCAG AGAAGTCTTTTTTACCGAGCAAGGATCTCGAGTGGTACTTCTTTAGCCCGCGAGATCGCAAGTACCCGAACGGATCGAGGACAAACCGAGCCACTCAAGCCGGGTACTGGAAGGCCACTGGAAAAGATCGAAAGGTGAATTCGCAGCACCGCGCTGTCGGGATGAAGAAAACACTTGTCTACTACGGTGGTCGAGCTCCACATGGCTCACGGACCCATTGGGTCATGCATGAGTATCGGCTCGACGAGATGGAATGCGAGAATGCTGCCGCAGGTTTGCAG GATGCATATGCTCTATGCCGCGTGTTCAAGAAGACCGAGCCGGGCCCGAAGATCATAGAGCACTATGGTGTTTCTCATGCTCatactcatactcattctcaATGGATGACCAAGGATCATcatccaacaacaacaacaacaatctctGCGGATATACGAGAGAGTGACGAGGATGATTTTGAGGGTTTTGGCATAATTAGTCCATTTCAAAGTGGCGCTTGCTCATCAAACATAATGATGCAGCAGCAATATTGTCTAGCACAAGATCCACGAATTGATTCATGGAATTCCCCGGAATGCTTCTCTTATACTCCATCAAGGCTTCAGGTCGAGGACTTCCCTCACTTCGACTTTGAGGGAAGTAACAACAacgacaacaacaataacaatgacAACACATTAGAAGAGATCTCCTTGTCGATCGCCTCGGAGCTGGTCTCTAACTACACTGATGATCACTTTTGGCTCGGATCTAATTATTCTCATCTCGATGAATTCACGTCCCTGTTGGAAAGCAACGAAGGTGCTGATGATCAGCTATGTCAAAGAAGTGAGCTCATGGGAAGTACCTTGCACTGCGATTCAACGGAGCTTGTGGAAGATGAGATCAAAAGTACACCACTGCAAACCGCATTAATTCCGACCTATGGATCATTCGGAGAGGTTGAAGATCAAGAAG GTGAGGAAGATCATTCCGCCGGAACCAAGCCGGTGTTTGGCGTGGAGTTCCGGCGAGGGCTGCTTGTGTCAAGCGTGGCCAGGTGCGACACTTTCTTCCACCGAGTGGAGCCGACGAAGAAGGTCAGCTTCCATTTGAGTGGTcaggttgaagaagaagaagaaggaggaggaggaggagaggcgaGATCGAGCGTCGTCGACGGTGGCAGAGTCTCCTCGTTCTTCAACAAGTTTAAGGCGTTTGTGTGGGAGAAGTTTGTGGGGAGTTGGTCGACCATGAATTGCGGAATGTTTTTTCGCGGGAACTTGCCCTTGCTCGCGTTTGCTCTCTCTCCCTGCAGCGCTGCGTGCGAGATCGAGTGA